From the genome of Acidihalobacter aeolianus:
CCTTATGGAGTAAGGCGCTGACGCCCCTTGGCGCGCCTCGCAGACAGTACAGCGCGGCCGCCCTGAGTACGCATGCGTGCGCGGAAGCCGTGAGTACGCTTGCGATGAAGATTGCTCGGTTGGAAAGTACGTTTCATGGCGATTTCAATCCAGACTTCGGCCCAGCACGACGCCGGACCCAGGAAAAAAGAGTGGGAAAGTTACGCGGCGATGCCAACTCTGTCAAGCACGCCTTAGTATCCGATGTGGAACGCTCGGTGCTGTACGTATACACTCTTCCGTCCACCGAACACCATTCCAGCATACCTGCTACGGCCTGAGCTAGGGGACAA
Proteins encoded in this window:
- the rpmH gene encoding 50S ribosomal protein L34, which produces MKRTFQPSNLHRKRTHGFRARMRTQGGRAVLSARRAKGRQRLTP